One region of Demequina sp. TMPB413 genomic DNA includes:
- a CDS encoding sugar ABC transporter permease YjfF (membrane component of a putative sugar ABC transporter system) has protein sequence MTAVETQKAPRNTVLGAIDTFVNRHASVLPTAAAAAILVVLLVGANIRFEGRFLTPGNLSALLLNNSFLMVLAVGMTFVIVTSGIDLSVGSVMAFTGIFGASLLSGGVPAFVVIPTMLVSGALIGLLIGVLVQYFNVQPFIASLAGLFLGRGLAYVVSLQSIRVEDPVVLWLQSTRFRLGDWYITPTGIIALLVVIIGALVMQFTRFGRTVYAVGGSESSAQLMGLKVARTKVMVYVISGFCGGLAGLLLTAFSGAGYPRNGIGTELDVIATVVIGGTLLAGGRGYVLGSMIGVFVFATITTIISFMGAEQSWTHIIVGGLLLLFIVVQRAIVARTSRTG, from the coding sequence ATGACCGCCGTGGAGACCCAGAAGGCACCGCGCAATACGGTGCTCGGCGCCATTGACACCTTTGTCAACAGGCACGCGTCGGTACTCCCGACAGCGGCAGCCGCCGCCATTCTCGTGGTGCTGCTCGTGGGAGCGAACATCCGCTTCGAGGGTCGCTTCCTGACTCCCGGCAACCTCTCCGCGCTGCTCCTCAACAACTCGTTCCTCATGGTGCTCGCGGTCGGCATGACCTTCGTCATCGTGACGTCAGGAATCGACCTGTCGGTCGGCTCAGTGATGGCCTTCACCGGCATCTTCGGAGCCAGCCTTCTCAGTGGCGGCGTTCCAGCATTTGTGGTCATTCCCACGATGCTCGTGTCTGGAGCGCTCATCGGCTTGCTCATCGGGGTGCTCGTCCAGTACTTCAATGTGCAACCGTTTATCGCTTCGCTCGCGGGACTCTTTCTTGGTCGCGGCCTCGCTTATGTGGTCAGCCTTCAATCCATTCGCGTCGAGGACCCGGTGGTGCTGTGGTTGCAGAGCACTCGGTTCCGGCTAGGGGACTGGTACATCACGCCTACCGGCATCATCGCGCTTCTTGTGGTCATCATCGGTGCGCTGGTCATGCAGTTCACCCGCTTCGGCCGTACGGTCTACGCCGTCGGTGGCTCCGAGTCATCCGCTCAGTTGATGGGTCTCAAAGTCGCCCGCACCAAGGTGATGGTCTATGTGATTTCCGGATTCTGCGGCGGACTTGCGGGCTTGCTCCTGACGGCCTTCTCCGGCGCAGGCTATCCCCGCAACGGCATCGGTACGGAGCTGGACGTCATCGCCACCGTGGTGATCGGCGGCACGCTGCTCGCAGGCGGGCGAGGCTACGTCCTTGGCTCGATGATCGGCGTCTTTGTGTTCGCCACGATCACGACGATCATCTCGTTTATGGGCGCAGAACAGTCCTGGACGCACATCATCGTCGGCGGTCTGCTCTTGCTCTTCATCGTGGTGCAGCGGGCGATCGTTGCCAGGACATCGAGAACCGGGTAG